The proteins below come from a single Rosa rugosa chromosome 2, drRosRugo1.1, whole genome shotgun sequence genomic window:
- the LOC133730102 gene encoding DEAD-box ATP-dependent RNA helicase 37-like produces MRASWADLAANSAAENVGSGSSANSAASGAPTAGAPSRSTYVPPHLRNRPPSSDPPAPAYSAPAGNDRGGYGGSRWGGGRNDNSRSGYGGSGGGGGGRGGGWGGGRGGGWDRGRDREVNPFEDDDETEQPFSEQENSGINFDAYEDIPVETSGDNVPPPVNTFAEIDLGDALNKNIQRCKYVKPTPVQRHAIPISLGGRDLMACAQTGSGKTAAFCFPIISGIMKGQPPQRPPRSHTACPLALILSPTRELSSQIHEEAKKFSYQTGVRAVVAYGGAPIHQQLRELERGVDILVATPGRLVDLLERARVSLQNIRYLALDEADRMLDMGFEPQIRKIVEQMDMPPAGVRQTMLFSATFPKEIQRLASDFLAKYIFLAVGRVGSSTDLIVQRVEFVHESDKRSHLMDLLHAQRANGTQGKQALTLVFVETKKGADSLEHWLCMNGFPATTIHGDRTQQEREQALRSFKSGNTPILVATDVAARGLDIPHVAHVVNFDLPNDIDDYVHRIGRTGRAGKSGLATAFFNENNSSLAKSLADLMQESNQEVPAWLSRYAARSSYGGGRNRRSGGGRFGGRDFRRDSYSGGGGGGGGGGYGGSGGYGGGGYGGSGGFSGGGGYGAGVTSAWD; encoded by the exons ATGCGAGCTTCATGGGCAGATTTGGCTGCAAATTCTGCAGCTGAGAATGTAGGTTCTGGGTCTTCTGCtaacagcgctgccagtggTGCTCCCACTGCTGGTGCTCCGTCGCGGTCCACCTACGTCCCCCCGCATCTGCGTAACCGTCCGCCTTCATCGGACCCGCCTGCTCCGGCGTATAGTGCGCCTGCTGGGAATGATCGAGGTGGGTATGGTGGATCTCGTTGGGGTGGTGGCAGGAATGACAACAGTCGGTCTGGGTATGGAGGgagtggcggcggcggcggcggccgcGGTGGTGGATGGGGTGGCGGCAGAGGTGGCGGTTGGGACCGTGGGAGGGACAGGGAAGTGAATCCCTTTGAAGATGATGACGAAACAGAGCAGCCGTTTAGTGAGCAGGAGAACAGTGGCATTAACTTTGATGCTTATGAAGACATTCCTGTGGAGACAAGTGGTGACAATGTTCCACCCCCTGTGAATACATTTGCAGAGATTGACTTGGGTGACGcacttaataaaaatattcagAGGTGCAAATATGTGAAACCAACACCTGTGCAGCGGCATGCCATTCCAATCTCCCTCGGAGGTCGGGACTTGATGGCATGTGCTCAAACTGGTTCTGGCAAGACAGCTGCTTTCTGTTTCCCTATCATTAGTGGAATCATGAAGGGCCAACCTCCACAGAGACCGCCCCGTTCACATACAGCCTGCCCACTTGCTCTGATTTTATCTCCTACTAGGGAGCTTTCTTCTCAA ATACACGAGGAAGCTAAGAAATTTTCATATCAAACTGGTGTCAGAGCTGTTGTTGCTTATGGAGGAGCGCCAATTCATCAACAG CTGCGGGAACTGGAAAGAGGTGTTGATATTCTTGTGGCAACCCCTGGAAGATTGGTGGATTTGCTGGAGAGAGCTAGAGTGTCATTGCAGAATATTAGGTATTTAGCCCTTGATGAGGCTGATCGAATGCTGGACATGGGTTTTGAACCGCAAATAAGGAAAATTGTGGAACAAATGGACATGCCTCCAGCAGGTGTGCGGCAGACTATGTTGTTCAGTGCCACTTTTCCAAAAGAAATACAG AGACTGGCGTCTGATTTTCTTGCAAAGTACATCTTTCTGGCTGTTGGAAGGGTGGGTTCTAGTACTGATTTGATTGTCCAACGAGTGGAATTTGTTCATGAATCTGATAAAAGAAGTCACCTTATGGACCTTCTGCATGCACAAAGGGCCAATGGTACACAGGGGAAG CAAGCTCTGACGTTAGTTTTTGTGGAGACAAAGAAGGGAGCTGATTCCCTGGAACACTGGTTGTGTATGAATGGTTTTCCTGCAACTACTATTCATGGCGACAGAACACAGCAG GAAAGAGAACAAGCATTGAGGTCATTTAAGAGTGGCAATACTCCAATTTTGGTGGCTACTGATGTTGCTGCACGTGGGCTTGATATTCCTCACGTTGCACATGTTGTCAACTTTGATCTTCCAAATGACATTGATGATTATGTTCACCGCATTGGTCGTACTGGACGAGCTGGGAAATCTGGTTTGGCTACTGCCTTCTTTAATGAGAACAATTCATCACTGGCCAAGTCTCTAGCAGATTTGATGCAAGAATCAAATCAAGAAGTACCTGCTTGGTTGTCACGGTATGCAGCTCGATCCTCTTACGGTGGTGGGAGGAACCGCCGTTCTGGGGGAGGTCGGTTTGGTGGCCGTGACTTTCGAAGGGATTCCtatagtggtggtggtggcggcggcggcggtggtggaTATGGCGGTTCTGGTGGGTATGGTGGAGGAGGATATGGGGGTTCTGGTGGGTTTAGTGGAGGAGGAGGTTATGGTGCTGGGGTGACCAGTGCATGGGACTAA
- the LOC133728132 gene encoding receptor-like protein 2 has translation MLVQPANHAMVSSLSRFLLIFMLLFTHNIQACIQTQRISLLSIAFTLSSPSLNWTSSSCCYWEGITCNRDGWVTHLQLPSKGLKLKGGIFPSLSLANLTHLTHLNLSHNSLSGSLDQTEFFLSLNYLEILDLSYNLLFGVLPSSLPSSHIRMVDFSSNRLHGAIPSSFFQQAWNLTSFNVSNNTFSGPIPSSICHPSSSSLRHLDFSFNNFNGSISSGLGKCSELQVFRAGYNYLSGSLPEDIFNSTTLEEISLPLNSLYGAVSDRISNLTNLTTLDLSYNQLSGDIPLHLGKLSKLKHIILDFNYLEGSFPLSLTNCTNLVELRMGANNLGGDISMLNFSKFSQLNKLDLRKNNFFGILPRSLYSCKFLKAIRVNYNNLEVQIQSDIVSLKSLSFLSLGGNKRLTNVKEALKILMGCKRLVVLSLASSFVGEELPADLGTVDFDGFQNLRLLDLSSCNLTGQIPLWISKLKMLEILDLNQNRITGSIPSWMGNLPRLYTISMESNLLSGQLPKQFCRLPMLVSEQAAAQLHRTDIELPIYIPSVHAKPLQYNYLFYAPSIYLRDNCLSGNIPIEIGQLQLLQLLDLSANNFSGNIPDQISNLKYMEILDLSMNHLSGKIPSSFTGLNFLSSFNVSYNNLRGPIPSSTQLQSFDASAFEGNLKLCGAPLPNKCQTTMGADAPDMSTQDAETKEQQIPWFYVSVALGFITGFWGVCGPLVLMTKWRYAYYHFLDNVQDRFHVMIAKRMASMKRRFV, from the coding sequence ATGCTAGTTCAGCCTGCAAACCACGCAATGGTTTCATCCTTAAGCCGCTTCCTTCTCATTTTCATGTTATTGTTTACGCATAATATTCAAGCATGCATCCAAACTCAACGTATTTCTCTCTTGTCCATTGCCTTCACTCTGTCTTCTCCTTCCTTAAACTGGACTTCTAGTAGTTGTTGCTATTGGGAAGGCATTACTTGTAATCGAGATGGTTGGGTCACCCATTTGCAGTTACCCTCCAAAGGGCTCAAACTAAAAGGAGGTATTTTTCCATCATTATCACTTGCAAATCTCACACATCTCACTCACTTGAATCTCTCACACAACTCCCTTTCTGGTTCTCTAGACCAAACTGAATTCTTCTTGTCCTTGAATTATCTCGAAATCCTAGATTTGAGCTATAACCTTCTCTTTGGAGTGTTACCATCTTCTCTACCATCCAGTCATATTCGGATGGTGGATTTTTCCAGCAATCGCTTACATGGTGCCATTCCATCTTCGTTTTTCCAACAAGCTTGGAATTTGACTAGTTTCAATGTCAGTAACAACACCTTTTCAGGTCCTATCCCATCCTCTATTTGtcatccttcttcttcctcgttACGACACCTTGATTTTTCCTTCAATAATTTCAATGGTAGTATATCTTCTGGACTGGGGAAGTGTTCCGAACTGCAGGTCTTCCGTGCTGGTTACAATTACCTGTCAGGATCACTTCCAGAAGATATCTTTAATTCTACCACACTTGAAGAGATTTCACTACCTCTAAATTCATTGTATGGAGCAGTGAGTGATAGAATTTCCAACCTCACCAACCTTACCACTCTTGACCTCTCCTATAACCAATTGAGTGGTGATATCCCTCTCCATCTTGGGAAGCTCTCCAAGTTGAAACACATAATCCTTGATTTCAACTATCTGGAAGGTTCATTTCCCCTATCTCTGACGAATTGCACAAACCTCGTTGAACTACGTATGGGAGCCAACAACTTGGGAGGTGATATCTCCATGctcaatttttcaaaatttagcCAACTTAATAAACTCGACTTGCGGAAAAATAACTTCTTTGGTATCTTGCCAAGAAGCCTCTACTCGTGCAAGTTTTTGAAAGCAATTCGAGTGAACTATAATAATCTAGAGGTTCAAATACAGTCTGATATTGTTTCATTGAAATCCCTGTCCTTCCTCTCACTCGGAGGGAACAAACGTTTGACTAATGTCAAAGAGGCATTGAAGATACTGATGGGATGCAAACGCCTTGTAGTCCTATCATTAGCATCTAGTTTTGTAGGCGAGGAACTTCCGGCTGATCTTGGGACGgttgattttgatggattccaAAATCTTCGACTTCTGGATTTGAGTTCCTGTAACCTTACTGGTCAAATCCCTTTGTggatatcaaaactcaaaatgcTGGAGATCTTGGACCTGAATCAGAATAGAATCACAGGCTCAATTCCAAGTTGGATGGGGAATCTTCCTAGGCTGTATACTATATCCATGGAATCCAACCTACTTTCAGGACAACTTCCAAAGCAATTCTGCAGGCTACCGATGTTGGTGTCTGAACAAGCTGCAGCTCAACTACATCGTACTGATATTGAATTGCCTATATACATACCCAGTGTTCATGCAAAACCGTTACagtacaattatttattttacgCTCCATCAATATACCTACGTGACAATTGCCTTAGTGGGAATATACCTATTGAGATTGGCCAACTGCAGCTTCTCCAACTGCTGGATCTTAGTGCTAACAACTTCTCCGGCAACATTCCAGACCAGATATCTAACCTCAAGTACATGGAGATACTGGATCTCTCCATGAACCATTTGTCTGGAAAAATCCCATCATCATTCACAGGTCTTAATTTCTTATCAAGTTTCAATGTCTCGTACAATAATCTCCGAGGACCAATACCATCAAGCACTCAGCTCCAAAGTTTCGATGCTTCTGCATTTGAGGGGAATCTGAAACTTTGTGGTGCGCCACTTCCAAATAAGTGTCAGACAACAATGGGTGCTGATGCACCTGATATGAGCACCCAAGATGCAGAAACGAAGGAGCAACAAATTCCATGGTTTTATGTTTCTGTTGCACTTGGGTTCATTACAGGATTTTGGGGAGTCTGTGGTCCTTTAGTGCTTATGACGAAGTGGAGGTATGCATATTACCATTTCCTAGACAATGTACAAGACAGGTTCCATGTGATGATAGCAAAGCGTATGGCAAGCATGAAGAGAAGGTTTGTTTAG
- the LOC133733329 gene encoding receptor-like protein 2: MANSFLFFVLLIFSSNIIFENIYACNQTERNSLLFLALTLSSPQLNWTSADCCNWEGITCNRDGWVTHLQLPSKGLKLKGGIFPSSSLANLTHLTHLNLSHNSLSGSLDQTEFFLSLNDLEILDLSYNLLFGVLPSSLPSSHIRMVDLSSNRLHGAVSSSFFQQAWNLTSFNVSNNTISGPIPSSICRPCSSSLRHLDFSFNNFNGSISSGWGKCSKLQVFRAGHNSLSGSLPEDMFNSSTLEEISLPLNSLNGAISDGIANLTNLTTLDLSNNQLSGVLPLHLGKLSKLKYILLDFNYLEGSLPLSLMNCTNLVELRMGSNNLGGDISLLNFSKLSKLSKLGLRKNNFSGILPRSIYSCKFLKAIQVNYNNLEVQIQPEILSLKSLSFLALGWNKGLTNVTGAMKILMGCKRLVFLSLASSFLGEEMPNGVEMADFNGFQNLRHLDLSSCNLSGIIPSWLSKLKMLQVLDLSGNRITGSIPSWLGTLPRLQTLILDFNQLSGEFPKELCTLPMLVSGQAAAQVGRFYLELPVYFQPSADAVTKQYNYLFFVPVIYLSHNCLSGNIPIEIGQLQLLQELDLSANNFSGNIPDQISNLKYMERLDLSMNHLSGKIPASLTGLNFLSSFNVSYNNLGGPIPSSTQLQSFNASAFEGNQLCGAPLPNKCQTTEGADAPDMSTQDADTEEHQIPWFYVSVALGFITGFWGVCGTLVLMRKWRYAYYHFLDNVQDRFHVMIAKCMASMRRTFV; this comes from the coding sequence ATGGCTAATTCATTCCTCTTCTTCGTACTCTTGATATTCTCTTCCAATATCATATTTGAAAACATTTATGCTTGCAACCAAACTGAACGTAACTCTCTACTGTTCTTAGCTCTCACTCTGTCTTCTCCTCAGTTGAATTGGACTTCCGCTGATTGTTGCAATTGGGAAGGCATTACTTGTAATCGAGATGGTTGGGTCACCCATTTGCAGTTACCCTCCAAAGGGCTCAAACTAAAAGGAGGTATTTTCCCCTCATCATCACTTGCAAATCTCACACATCTCACTCACTTGAATCTCTCCCACAATTCACTCTCTGGTTCTCTAGATCAAACTGAATTCTTCTTGTCCTTGAATGATCTCGAAATCCTAGATTTGAGCTATAACCTTCTTTTTGGAGTGTTACCATCTTCTCTACCATCCAGTCATATTCGGATGGTGGATCTTTCCAGCAATCGTTTACATGGTGCAGTTTCATCTTCTTTTTTCCAACAAGCTTGGAATTTGACTAGTTTCAATGTCAGTAACAACACCATTTCAGGTCCTATCCCATCCTCTATTTGTCGTCCTTGTTCTTCCTCATTACGACACCTTGATTTTTCCTTCAATAATTTCAATGGTAGTATATCTTCTGGATGGGGGAAGTGTTCCAAACTGCAGGTCTTCCGTGCTGGTCACAATTCCCTGTCAGGATCGCTTCCAGAAGACATGTTTAATTCTTCCACTCTTGAAGAGATTTCACTACCTCTGAATTCATTGAATGGAGCAATAAGTGACGGAATTGCCAACCTCACCAACCTCACAACCCTTGACCTCTCCAATAATCAATTGAGTGGTGTGCTCCCACTCCATCTTGGGAAGCTCTCCAAGTTGAAATACATACTCCTTGATTTCAACTATCTGGAAGGTTCATTGCCCCTATCTCTAATGAATTGCACAAACCTCGTTGAACTACGTATGGGAAGCAACAACTTGGGAGGTGATATCTCCCTGCTCAATTTTTCCAAACTTAGCAAACTTAGTAAACTTGGCTTGCGGAAAAATAACTTCTCTGGTATCTTGCCGAGAAGCATCTACTCGTGCAAGTTCTTGAAAGCAATTCAAGTGAATTACAATAATCTAGAGGTTCAAATACAGCCTGAAATTCTTTCATTGAAATCCCTGTCCTTCCTCGCACTTGGTTGGAACAAAGGTTTGACCAATGTGACAGGGGCAATGAAGATACTGATGGGTTGCAAACGTCTCGTATTCCTTTCCTTGGCATCTAGTTTTTTAGGTGAGGAAATGCCGAATGGTGTTGAAATGGCGGATTTTAATGGATTTCAAAATCTTCGACATTTAGATTTGAGTTCATGTAACCTTAGTGGTATAATTCCCTCATGGCTTTCGAAGCTGAAAATGTTACAGGTCTTGGATCTGAGTGGCAACAGAATCACAGGCTCAATTCCAAGTTGGCTGGGGACTCTTCCAAGGCTGCAAACTTTAATACTGGACTTCAACCAACTTTCTGGAGAATTTCCAAAGGAATTGTGCACACTACCTATGTTAGTATCTGGACAAGCTGCAGCTCAAGTAGGTCGTTTTTATCTTGAACTGCCTGTCTACTTCCAACCTAGTGCTGATGCAGTCACAAAACagtacaattatttattttttgtcccagTTATATACCTAAGTCACAATTGCCTTAGTGGGAATATACCTATTGAGATTGGCCaattgcagcttctccaagagCTTGATCTTAGTGCTAACAACTTCTCCGGCAACATTCCAGACCAGATATCTAACCTAAAGTACATGGAGAGACTGGATCTCTCCATGAACCATTTGTCTGGAAAGATCCCGGCATCACTCACAGGTCTTAATTTCTTATCAAGTTTCAATGTCTCGTACAATAATCTTGGAGGACCAATACCATCAAGCACTCAACTCCAAAGTTTCAATGCTTCTGCATTTGAGGGGAATCAACTTTGTGGTGCCCCACTTCCAAATAAGTGTCAGACAACAGAGGGTGCTGATGCACCTGATATGAGCACCCAAGATGCAGACACCGAGGAGCatcaaattccatggttttATGTTTCTGTTGCACTTGGGTTCATTACAGGATTTTGGGGAGTCTGTGGAACCTTAGTGCTCATGAGAAAGTGGAGGTATGCATATTACCATTTCCTAGACAATGTACAAGACAGATTCCATGTGATGATAGCAAAGTGTATGGCAAGCATGAGGAGAACGTTTGTTTAG
- the LOC133733375 gene encoding F-box/kelch-repeat protein At1g55270, with protein MDPNAVQSSRGYRVQAPLVDSVSCYCKVDAGLKTVAGARKFVPGSKLCIQPDINPNAHRGKSSRRERTRIQPPLLPGLPDDLAIACLIRVPRVEHRKLRLVCKRWYRLLAGNFFYSLRKSLGMAEEWVYVIKRDRDGRISWHAFDPTYQLWQPLPPVPGEYSAALGFGCAVLSGCHLYLFGGKDPLKGSMRRVIFYSARTNKWHRAPDMLRKRHFFGACVINNCLYVAGGECEGIQRTLRSAEIYDPNKNRWSFISDMSTAMVPFIGVVHDGMWFLKGLGSHREVMSEAYSPEANTWNPISDGMVAGWRNPSISLNGQLYALDCRDGCKVRVYDRVTDSWNKFIDSKLHLGSSRALEAAALVPLNGKLCIIRNNMSISLVDVSSPDKQVESNPSLWENIAGKGHFRTLVSNLWSSIAGRTGLKSHIVHCQVLQA; from the exons ATGGACCCAAACGCTGTACAGTCTTCGAGGGGATACAGAGTTCAAGCTCCACTG GTTGACTCCGTATCATGTTATTGCAAAGTAGATGCAGGCTTAAAAACAGTTGCAGGGGCAAGAAAGTTTGTCCCAGGATCAAAACTTTGTATCCAGCCTGATATCAATCCAAACGCACACAGGGGAAAAAGTTCACGTAGGGAAAGGACCAGAATCCAGCCACCCCTTCTGCCTGGCCTACCTGATGATCTTGCAATTGCTTGTTTAATCAGAGTTCCTCGGGTGGAGCATAGAAAACTCCGTCTAGTTTGCAAAAGATGGTATCGCCTTCTGGCTGGCAACTTCTTTTATTCTCTTAGGAAAAGTCTTGGAATGGCAGAAGAGTGGGTTTATGTCATCAAAAGAGACCGTGATGGAAGAATCTCTTGGCATGCTTTTGATCCCACGTACCAGCTCTGGCAGCCACTTCCGCCCGTTCCTGGTGAATATTCTGCAGCACTTGGTTTTGGCTGTGCTGTCCTTAGTGGTTGCCACCTGTACttatttggaggaaaagatccATTGAAGGGATCTATGAGACGGGTTATTTTTTACAGTGCTCGGACAAATAAATGGCACAGGGCACCAGATATGCTTCGAAAGCGGCATTTTTTTGGTGCTTGTGTTATTAATAACTGCCTTTATGTAGCTGGTGGAGAGTGTGAAGGAATTCAAAGGACTCTCCGTTCTGCTGAAATTTATGACCCTAACAAGAACCGGTGGAGCTTTATTTCAGATATGAGCACAGCTATGGTTCCCTTTATTGGGGTTGTTCACGATGGAATGTGGTTCCTAAAAGGACTTGGATCGCACCGTGAAGTAATGAGTGAAGCCTATTCTCCTGAAGCTAACACTTGGAACCCCATTAGTGATGGGATGGTTGCTGGTTGGCGCAACCCAAGTATTTCTTTAAATGGGCAACTCTATGCTCTGGATTGCCGTGATGGGTGCAAGGTTAGGGTTTATGATAGAGTGACAGATTCATGGAACAAATTTATTGATAGCAAGCTTCATCTGGGCAGTTCTCGTGCTTTGGAGGCTGCTGCACTTGTTCCCCTCAATGGGAAGCTTTGCATTATTCGTAATAACATGAGCATCAGTTTAGTTGATGTTTCAAGTCCGGATAAACAGGTTGAAAGCAACCCTAGCCTTTGGGAGAATATTGCTGGTAAAGGCCATTTCAGAACTCTAGTCTCGAATTTATGGTCAAGCATAGCAGGCCGAACTGGTTTGAAGAGTCACATTGTACACTGTCAAGTGCTCCAAGCATGA